One part of the Halobacteriovorax vibrionivorans genome encodes these proteins:
- a CDS encoding acyl-CoA desaturase has product MCTKTYSFKNLNKTNTIFLLLTPIVAIAGTIAWLKVDGFDWRIMALSLAFYIATGLGITAGYHRLFAHRSYQASWPVRLLLLIFGAAAVQNSALKWCNDHRVHHGKVDTDHDPYNINEGFFYAHMGWILLLEDADEYKFSKDLLKDPMVMFQHKFYLAFVIIFSFLLPAFLGHLIAGSWLGGLFVAGVARIVFVHHCTFFINSLCHVVGTRPYDKKQTARDSWIMALFTYGEGYHNFHHTFQADYRNGIKWYHFDPTKWLIRGLNFLGLTWNLKRTKAELIKSRLQAQ; this is encoded by the coding sequence ATGTGCACGAAAACTTATTCATTTAAGAACTTAAACAAAACAAATACAATCTTTCTCCTATTAACGCCTATTGTAGCTATTGCAGGAACTATTGCATGGCTTAAAGTTGACGGTTTTGATTGGAGAATCATGGCCCTTTCTTTGGCCTTTTATATTGCAACAGGACTAGGTATTACAGCAGGCTATCATAGACTCTTTGCCCACAGATCTTATCAAGCAAGTTGGCCAGTTAGGCTTCTGTTATTGATCTTTGGTGCAGCTGCTGTACAAAACTCGGCCTTAAAGTGGTGTAATGATCACCGAGTTCATCATGGAAAAGTAGATACAGACCATGATCCATATAATATCAATGAAGGCTTTTTCTACGCTCATATGGGCTGGATTCTTCTCTTAGAAGATGCAGATGAATACAAATTCTCAAAAGACTTATTAAAAGACCCAATGGTTATGTTTCAACATAAGTTCTATTTGGCATTTGTTATTATCTTTAGCTTTCTCTTACCGGCCTTTCTTGGTCATCTAATTGCAGGCTCTTGGCTTGGAGGACTATTTGTTGCTGGTGTTGCAAGAATCGTCTTTGTTCACCACTGCACATTCTTTATTAATTCACTATGCCATGTTGTAGGAACTAGGCCATATGATAAGAAGCAAACGGCACGTGATAGTTGGATTATGGCGCTTTTCACATATGGTGAAGGATATCATAATTTCCACCACACTTTTCAAGCTGATTATCGCAACGGTATTAAATGGTATCACTTTGATCCAACAAAATGGTTAATTCGTGGCCTAAACTTCCTTGGGCTAACTTGGAACTTAAAACGCACAAAAGCAGAACTTATCAAATCGCGCCTTCAAGCGCAGTAA
- the mnmD gene encoding tRNA (5-methylaminomethyl-2-thiouridine)(34)-methyltransferase MnmD has protein sequence MKFKTKFSEYQAVTTDDGYITLHSGHFDENCHSTAGALEETLYNYVEGCSVLERAQASNITILEIGLGVGLGILATFESTKEIANKIKFITTEIDPELANWVISQASIGKHISNLEKNKEFISFNLSENFQVKVLLGDARETIKKLDLEDIKIDCIFQDAFSPTKNPTLWTKEWFRNLRSLCNKDSVMTTYSASVKIRKAMLEAGFIVTNMKGFGNKRNATRAYTLESYRDEKLEKELIRSKTPAFSDKDI, from the coding sequence ATGAAATTCAAAACAAAATTTAGCGAATATCAAGCAGTTACAACAGATGATGGTTATATAACATTACACAGTGGCCATTTTGATGAAAATTGCCACTCAACAGCAGGTGCTCTGGAAGAAACACTCTATAATTACGTTGAAGGCTGTAGTGTGCTAGAGAGGGCCCAAGCTTCTAACATTACAATTTTAGAGATAGGACTTGGAGTAGGCCTTGGAATACTAGCAACTTTTGAGAGCACTAAAGAAATAGCTAATAAGATTAAATTTATCACAACGGAAATTGATCCTGAATTGGCCAATTGGGTAATTTCTCAAGCTTCAATTGGTAAGCATATAAGCAATCTAGAAAAGAATAAAGAATTCATAAGCTTTAATCTAAGTGAGAATTTTCAAGTAAAAGTCCTACTTGGTGATGCTAGAGAAACTATAAAGAAATTAGACTTAGAAGATATTAAGATAGATTGTATTTTTCAGGATGCTTTCTCACCTACTAAAAATCCAACTTTGTGGACAAAAGAATGGTTCAGGAATCTGCGTAGCTTATGTAATAAAGATTCTGTTATGACAACATATTCGGCCTCAGTTAAAATACGTAAGGCGATGTTAGAGGCAGGCTTTATCGTCACGAATATGAAAGGCTTTGGAAATAAGAGAAATGCCACAAGGGCCTATACTCTTGAGTCTTATCGAGATGAAAAATTAGAAAAAGAATTAATAAGGTCAAAGACCCCTGCTTTTAGTGATAAGGATATTTAA
- a CDS encoding NAD(P)H-dependent flavin oxidoreductase, which translates to MNFKDCGKDICELFNIDYPIIQGGMVWVSGSKLAAAVSNAGGLGLIGAGSMKPELLKEHLKKAHDLLEDGKHIGVNVPLLYRLAEEQIQVCLDAGIKIFFTSAGSPKKYTKFLKDQGCTVVHVTSSPLLAKKCEDAGVDAIVAEGFEAGGHNGRDEITTMCLIPQVCDTVKIPVIAAGGIFDKRTIKAALCLGASGVQLGTRFLMTKESSAHQNYKDKIIAAGPGDTRLQMKPHVPVRLLKNKFATESLKLELECAPVEKLIEHLGKGRAKLGMLDGDTDEGELEVGQASGAINDLPSVSELMKDFSTIF; encoded by the coding sequence ATGAATTTTAAAGACTGTGGAAAAGATATCTGTGAATTATTTAATATCGACTATCCTATTATTCAAGGTGGAATGGTTTGGGTTTCTGGATCAAAATTAGCGGCCGCTGTAAGCAATGCCGGAGGGCTAGGTCTAATTGGTGCAGGCTCAATGAAGCCAGAGCTTTTAAAAGAGCATTTAAAGAAAGCACATGACCTATTAGAAGATGGCAAACATATCGGTGTAAACGTTCCACTACTCTATCGTTTGGCCGAAGAACAAATACAAGTGTGTCTTGATGCGGGGATAAAAATCTTTTTTACTTCAGCTGGCTCTCCAAAGAAATATACAAAATTTCTAAAAGACCAAGGATGCACTGTCGTTCACGTTACCTCAAGCCCACTACTTGCCAAAAAATGTGAAGACGCTGGCGTTGATGCCATTGTTGCAGAAGGATTTGAGGCAGGAGGCCACAATGGGCGTGATGAAATCACAACTATGTGTCTTATTCCACAAGTATGTGACACAGTTAAAATCCCAGTTATTGCAGCTGGTGGTATTTTTGATAAGAGAACAATAAAGGCCGCCCTTTGTCTTGGAGCAAGTGGCGTACAACTTGGTACACGTTTTCTTATGACCAAAGAAAGTAGTGCCCATCAAAATTACAAAGATAAAATCATTGCAGCAGGCCCAGGAGATACTCGTCTTCAAATGAAACCCCATGTACCAGTAAGGCTTCTAAAAAATAAATTTGCAACCGAATCTCTTAAATTAGAACTTGAATGCGCACCAGTTGAAAAACTCATTGAACACCTTGGAAAAGGACGCGCAAAACTTGGTATGCTTGATGGTGATACAGACGAAGGTGAATTAGAAGTAGGCCAAGCCTCAGGTGCAATAAACGATCTACCAAGCGTGAGTGAGCTCATGAAAGATTTCAGCACAATATTCTAA
- the trhA gene encoding PAQR family membrane homeostasis protein TrhA, producing the protein MHERDGELYSKFEEIINSSTHCLGIILGVVGTVMMIMKAQTGLHTFAYSVFGLSITFLYSMSTLYHGLDSKRSRRLKEIFRRMDHIGIYLLIAGSYTPFLMLAIRGETGMWMMINIWALAFIGILIKLFAFNKSEVLTIVLCLAMGWMVLVIRNELQSNLSFDCLKWIVIGGACYMSGVLFYLRESLYLGHAIWHICVLLGTTSHFYAVYAYV; encoded by the coding sequence ATGCACGAGAGAGACGGAGAACTCTATTCAAAATTTGAAGAAATTATTAATTCTTCAACCCATTGCCTTGGTATAATCCTTGGTGTCGTTGGTACTGTCATGATGATCATGAAGGCCCAAACAGGTCTACATACTTTTGCCTATAGCGTATTTGGACTCTCCATCACTTTTCTTTATAGTATGTCGACTCTCTATCATGGCCTTGACAGCAAAAGAAGTCGTAGACTTAAAGAGATATTTCGTCGCATGGATCATATTGGTATCTATTTACTAATTGCTGGCTCGTATACTCCATTTCTAATGCTGGCCATTCGCGGTGAAACCGGAATGTGGATGATGATCAATATTTGGGCCTTGGCCTTTATCGGGATTCTCATTAAATTATTTGCATTTAACAAATCTGAAGTTTTAACAATTGTTCTTTGTCTTGCTATGGGCTGGATGGTTCTTGTTATTCGAAATGAACTTCAATCAAACTTAAGTTTTGACTGCTTAAAATGGATCGTTATTGGTGGAGCGTGTTACATGAGTGGAGTTCTCTTCTACTTGCGTGAAAGCCTTTATCTCGGTCATGCAATATGGCATATTTGTGTTCTTCTAGGGACTACATCGCACTTTTACGCGGTGTATGCATACGTTTAA
- a CDS encoding HNH endonuclease: MNAIAMNGLSFNFYRELAMTLVWYIGSLSLMLSLFVFVIRPKIAIPEMEKADFRTQIEIAKFIHTRKSQVAFGNEKNWKYLRKQVFRIQGKKCLKCGIEHENMHIDHIKPKSIHPHLEFMIDNLQVLCPTCNKEKSNKEETDYRKSHHLMALVNTIKENKLLRERYTYDFEKLTRITKEKMKFELAA; this comes from the coding sequence ATGAATGCAATCGCGATGAATGGATTATCATTTAACTTCTATCGTGAACTGGCCATGACACTAGTATGGTACATAGGCTCTCTCTCGTTGATGTTATCGCTATTTGTTTTCGTTATCAGGCCAAAAATCGCAATACCTGAGATGGAAAAAGCTGATTTTCGTACGCAAATTGAAATTGCGAAGTTTATTCACACTAGAAAGTCCCAAGTTGCGTTTGGGAATGAAAAAAATTGGAAGTACCTACGCAAACAGGTATTTCGCATTCAAGGAAAGAAATGCTTAAAGTGCGGTATTGAACACGAAAATATGCATATCGACCACATTAAACCAAAGTCGATTCATCCTCACTTAGAGTTTATGATCGACAACTTACAAGTGCTTTGCCCAACTTGTAATAAAGAAAAGTCTAACAAAGAAGAGACTGACTACAGAAAAAGTCATCACTTAATGGCACTAGTAAACACAATTAAAGAGAATAAGCTTTTAAGAGAACGCTATACGTATGACTTTGAAAAACTAACTAGAATCACAAAAGAAAAAATGAAGTTTGAACTTGCCGCATAA
- a CDS encoding helix-turn-helix domain-containing protein: MGLAKELDYDLLAQQLIRSIRADKSQEWVNQRLGSTSNIVHRWEKGHAKASWEDFLKFCDVFRIDMKFIFVSYLRFQGEVHEVKELLSFLFSNKSLNDVSKSCGLTTSKLRRLKNGETNLSLNNFLQIIFGFDDMESMALVYDLAANNSIPLLDESNNKRIEITKHYFSNPNIGLVLICLDLNAYKKLSFHQDSFISKASGIPLKEVNEILSLCEANELIEMKNGLYQSGSIRVSDRGSRDQMLNTRKFWLEKAISNMSDKTELDAYGSMVFIASQSARKDIIGLYLRFFEDFKKIVMEDKDEDLIPLILNFNLINPGDDDIND; the protein is encoded by the coding sequence ATGGGTTTAGCTAAAGAACTTGATTATGATTTGCTTGCCCAGCAATTAATCCGCTCTATTCGTGCAGATAAAAGTCAGGAATGGGTTAATCAAAGGCTTGGATCTACTTCAAATATCGTTCATCGATGGGAGAAGGGACATGCAAAGGCTTCATGGGAGGACTTTTTAAAATTCTGTGACGTTTTTAGAATTGATATGAAGTTTATCTTCGTTTCATATTTACGCTTTCAGGGTGAAGTTCATGAGGTTAAAGAATTACTTTCTTTTCTCTTTAGTAATAAGAGCTTAAATGACGTGTCTAAGTCTTGTGGGTTAACAACATCAAAGCTTCGTCGATTAAAAAATGGAGAAACAAACCTTAGCTTAAATAATTTTCTACAAATAATTTTTGGTTTTGATGACATGGAGTCAATGGCCTTGGTCTATGACTTAGCCGCTAATAATTCAATACCACTTTTAGACGAAAGCAATAATAAGCGTATTGAGATTACAAAACATTATTTTAGTAATCCAAATATAGGCTTAGTCCTTATATGTCTTGATCTTAATGCTTATAAGAAGCTTTCTTTTCATCAAGATAGTTTTATTTCAAAAGCATCAGGCATTCCTCTTAAAGAAGTAAACGAGATACTTAGTCTTTGTGAGGCCAATGAATTAATTGAGATGAAAAATGGCCTCTATCAATCAGGAAGCATTCGCGTAAGTGATCGCGGATCTAGGGATCAGATGCTTAATACTCGTAAATTTTGGCTAGAGAAGGCCATTTCAAATATGAGTGATAAAACTGAATTAGACGCCTATGGCTCGATGGTTTTCATAGCAAGTCAAAGTGCTCGAAAAGATATTATTGGCCTTTACTTACGCTTTTTTGAAGACTTTAAAAAGATTGTCATGGAAGATAAGGATGAAGACCTTATTCCTCTTATTCTAAATTTTAACCTTATAAACCCTGGTGATGACGATATAAATGACTGA
- a CDS encoding GreA/GreB family elongation factor produces the protein MKKETVAQALLGHLKDEFEKAQEVYENSRGASQEADMAQEGKYDTRAIEAGYLAGALKKRVDELEIDVKMIEELIEELPQGKKVQIGSLVELKFNNQTRHYFITPTAGGTMLNVDGNGLLVISVFSPIGNEVLDLEAGDIFDVETGDITREYEVISVN, from the coding sequence ATGAAAAAAGAAACAGTAGCACAGGCCTTACTAGGTCATTTAAAGGATGAGTTTGAAAAGGCTCAAGAAGTTTATGAAAACTCACGTGGAGCTTCGCAAGAAGCTGATATGGCCCAAGAAGGTAAGTATGATACTCGCGCCATTGAGGCCGGTTATTTAGCAGGAGCCTTAAAAAAGCGTGTCGATGAGCTTGAAATTGACGTTAAAATGATTGAGGAGCTAATAGAAGAGCTTCCTCAAGGTAAGAAGGTTCAGATAGGCTCTCTCGTTGAGTTAAAATTTAATAATCAAACTCGTCATTATTTCATTACACCAACGGCAGGTGGAACCATGTTAAATGTTGACGGTAATGGACTTCTTGTTATCTCGGTTTTTTCTCCGATTGGAAACGAAGTTCTTGATCTTGAAGCTGGCGATATTTTTGATGTTGAAACGGGTGATATTACCCGAGAATACGAAGTTATCTCTGTAAATTAA
- a CDS encoding Dps family protein, giving the protein MNTINQLKLIQADAQVYFMKLHNIHWNVTGMMFLPIHELTETLYNEFAVIFDDLAERQLQLGEKPVLTMANALEISRIKETNESSFTSKESLEIILKDNDYFLNAFKELSRTADEAGDASTVAYADDKVAWLEKQNWQLKAMLE; this is encoded by the coding sequence ATGAATACAATTAATCAATTAAAACTTATTCAAGCAGATGCCCAAGTATATTTCATGAAGCTACATAATATTCACTGGAATGTTACGGGGATGATGTTTCTTCCAATCCACGAGTTAACAGAGACTCTATATAATGAGTTCGCCGTTATCTTTGATGACCTTGCAGAAAGACAATTACAACTTGGTGAAAAACCAGTTCTAACAATGGCCAATGCATTAGAGATTAGTCGTATTAAAGAAACTAATGAGTCTTCATTTACTAGTAAAGAGTCATTAGAAATTATTTTAAAAGATAATGACTACTTCCTAAATGCATTTAAAGAATTATCAAGAACTGCTGACGAAGCAGGAGATGCTTCAACAGTAGCATATGCTGATGACAAAGTTGCTTGGCTAGAAAAGCAAAACTGGCAACTTAAAGCAATGCTCGAATAG
- a CDS encoding acyl-CoA dehydrogenase family protein has product MNYFSDEKEWQWMLKNAVDWKAIIPLYYKEFPTADGFNNQEEVISFIEELMTQTGSWAADAVYNRAEAIDVNGAGVVKDGRTIPGKELSEFYREATELGAFGLCVPTEFGGMGLPAVALMILLEQLSRACNSQCTQLAFFTSIADMVHRFCDHETAERLIPKIVAGELSGSMNLTEPGCGSDLGMIKTSATPVGDGTYKLNGSKIFITNGGGGIGFVLARIKGAPEGLEGISMFICEQDDPTVEGLNYTVAKNEHKMGMHGSFTCEIVYENSVARLIGEEGKGFRYMLHLMNEARIAVGMQALGGIEGCIGYAKNYAQERVQFDKPISELPLMKRNLEDFETERDALRALLVDTISSYDIFQKLDLKKNEVGELTKEEEAIFKNASIWTRKRTPLVKYYACEAYTQLSTKAIQVLGGYGFMEEYPVSRYHRDSFGPLLYEGTSQIQALMALKDMIKYVAKNPQKYFSNLFIKHPAFAWVASDNLGQRELSGSQYTFKKNLIKLIMKCLKPEKLSDLTNPKAWMNEDNVDKLMLHAETICQGLSYLETLRVLANHSSMDKERYDLFKRYHTLVTPRLTGIYKDWEIR; this is encoded by the coding sequence ATGAATTATTTTAGCGATGAAAAAGAATGGCAATGGATGTTAAAGAACGCAGTGGACTGGAAGGCCATAATCCCTCTTTATTATAAAGAGTTCCCAACTGCAGATGGATTTAACAATCAAGAAGAAGTGATAAGTTTTATTGAAGAACTTATGACACAAACTGGAAGCTGGGCAGCTGATGCTGTTTACAATCGCGCAGAGGCCATTGACGTCAATGGCGCTGGTGTTGTTAAGGATGGTCGCACTATTCCAGGAAAAGAATTAAGTGAGTTCTATCGAGAAGCAACTGAACTTGGTGCTTTTGGCCTATGTGTTCCGACAGAATTTGGTGGTATGGGTCTACCAGCTGTTGCCCTAATGATTCTCTTAGAGCAATTATCACGTGCATGTAATTCACAATGTACGCAACTTGCATTCTTTACTTCTATCGCAGATATGGTTCACCGCTTCTGTGATCATGAAACGGCCGAAAGACTTATACCTAAGATTGTTGCAGGTGAATTATCGGGATCAATGAACTTAACAGAGCCAGGTTGTGGTTCTGATCTTGGAATGATTAAAACAAGCGCAACACCAGTTGGTGATGGCACATATAAATTAAATGGCTCAAAAATATTCATCACTAATGGTGGTGGTGGAATTGGTTTTGTTCTAGCACGTATTAAAGGTGCACCAGAAGGACTTGAGGGTATTTCAATGTTTATCTGTGAACAAGATGATCCAACTGTAGAAGGCCTTAATTATACGGTTGCTAAGAACGAACACAAGATGGGAATGCACGGATCTTTCACATGCGAAATCGTATATGAAAACTCTGTTGCACGTCTTATTGGAGAAGAAGGAAAAGGTTTCAGATATATGCTTCACCTTATGAATGAGGCGCGTATTGCTGTAGGAATGCAGGCCCTAGGTGGAATTGAAGGATGTATCGGTTATGCAAAGAACTATGCTCAAGAGCGCGTTCAATTTGATAAACCGATATCTGAATTACCACTTATGAAAAGAAATTTAGAAGATTTTGAAACAGAAAGAGATGCTCTTAGAGCTCTTTTAGTTGATACAATTTCTTCATATGATATCTTCCAAAAACTTGATCTTAAAAAGAATGAAGTTGGAGAACTAACAAAAGAAGAAGAGGCCATCTTTAAGAATGCTTCAATTTGGACAAGAAAGAGAACTCCACTTGTTAAATACTATGCATGTGAAGCTTATACACAGCTTTCTACAAAGGCCATTCAAGTTCTAGGTGGTTATGGCTTCATGGAAGAGTATCCAGTAAGCCGTTATCACAGAGACTCATTTGGGCCACTACTTTATGAAGGAACAAGTCAAATTCAGGCCCTTATGGCCCTTAAGGATATGATTAAGTATGTTGCAAAAAATCCGCAAAAATACTTCTCAAATCTCTTTATCAAGCACCCTGCATTTGCATGGGTAGCAAGTGATAACTTAGGCCAACGTGAGCTTTCAGGTAGTCAATATACTTTTAAGAAGAATCTTATTAAGTTGATTATGAAATGCCTTAAACCAGAAAAGCTATCAGACTTAACTAATCCTAAAGCATGGATGAATGAAGATAATGTCGACAAACTCATGCTTCATGCTGAAACAATTTGTCAGGGACTTTCATATCTTGAAACTTTAAGAGTGTTAGCAAACCATTCTTCAATGGATAAGGAGCGCTATGACTTATTTAAGCGCTATCATACACTTGTTACACCTAGGCTTACTGGAATTTATAAAGATTGGGAAATTAGATAA
- a CDS encoding tRNA-uridine aminocarboxypropyltransferase, producing MSKPRRNTRESRCPTCRINTHWCFCEHLSSFHNNTEVIIPMHYTERWLTSNTAYFATLVLNKCKIMERGNMYDPFDPNAFDFEENNYIYLFPTQDSLPLNEFVADHRKTCLVVPDGSWSKAKKFHKREDVLAKMPKFHLIDVGESIYELRKSPGENFLCTYEAIAHALSVLEGSEVKDHMMNIFKVFVERVKKSRKGDFRLD from the coding sequence ATGTCAAAACCACGCCGAAATACACGTGAATCACGTTGCCCAACTTGTCGCATCAATACGCATTGGTGCTTTTGTGAGCATTTGAGTAGTTTTCACAATAACACTGAAGTCATTATCCCAATGCATTATACAGAGCGATGGCTAACGAGTAATACTGCATATTTTGCAACCCTTGTACTTAATAAATGTAAAATTATGGAAAGGGGAAATATGTATGACCCCTTTGATCCAAACGCCTTTGATTTCGAAGAAAATAATTATATCTACTTATTTCCGACACAAGACTCACTGCCTTTAAATGAGTTTGTGGCCGATCATCGAAAGACTTGTTTGGTTGTTCCGGACGGATCTTGGTCAAAAGCAAAGAAATTTCATAAAAGGGAAGATGTTCTAGCAAAAATGCCAAAATTTCATTTAATAGATGTTGGTGAGAGTATCTATGAATTAAGAAAGTCTCCAGGAGAGAACTTCTTATGTACTTATGAAGCAATTGCACACGCATTAAGTGTCTTAGAGGGAAGTGAAGTAAAAGATCATATGATGAATATATTTAAGGTCTTTGTGGAAAGAGTAAAAAAAAGCCGGAAAGGTGATTTCCGGCTCGATTGA
- a CDS encoding FMN-binding glutamate synthase family protein yields MAYLGRGISPRKLFWWFFFVTNIATVFAGEFFNEFFYYQYLVLVPIYLLGFYDLFQSEHTLKSNYPVVGRFRYVMEDLRPKIYQYFIESDEDGTPIPRTIRNVIYQRAKLALSTKPFGTQKNVYQTGYEWINHSMYPKEFSEVQKDLRVEVGSKHCTKPYSLSIFNISAMSFGSLSSRAVEALNRGAKLNNFAHNTGEGGISDYHQSGGGDLIWQIGTGYFGARNEDGHFSEENYKNKATLEQVKMIELKLSQGAKPGHGGILPAKKNTAEIAKIRGVKVGTEVDSPPSHKEFSNAKEMVEFIERLRKLSGGKPVGIKMCFGKRSEFVDMVKTFKELDNYPDYIAIDGAEGGTGAAPLEFSDSIGTPLVEGLTNSYNILKEYGLKDEIKIIAAGKLFTGFDIVKAIALGADACYGARSMMLAIGCIQALTCNSNKCPVGITTQNPDLVKGINVEQKAKRVANFHHATLEAVREIVAAAGYDCVTGLKRKDIFKRDSNHGVHSYEDIYPTYKVEV; encoded by the coding sequence ATGGCTTACTTAGGTCGCGGTATTAGCCCTAGAAAATTATTTTGGTGGTTCTTTTTTGTTACAAATATAGCAACAGTTTTTGCGGGAGAGTTCTTTAATGAATTCTTCTATTATCAATACTTAGTATTAGTTCCAATATACCTTTTAGGTTTTTATGATCTATTTCAAAGTGAACATACACTAAAAAGTAACTATCCTGTTGTTGGAAGGTTTCGTTATGTAATGGAAGATCTAAGACCTAAGATCTATCAATACTTTATTGAATCAGATGAAGATGGAACGCCGATTCCAAGAACAATTCGTAATGTTATTTATCAAAGGGCCAAGCTTGCTCTAAGTACTAAACCATTTGGAACTCAGAAGAATGTTTATCAAACTGGTTATGAGTGGATAAATCATTCAATGTATCCTAAAGAATTTAGTGAAGTTCAAAAAGACCTACGTGTTGAAGTAGGAAGTAAGCATTGTACTAAGCCTTATAGTTTATCAATTTTTAATATTTCGGCCATGAGCTTTGGGTCTTTGAGTTCACGTGCTGTTGAAGCATTAAATCGTGGTGCTAAGCTTAATAACTTTGCCCATAATACTGGTGAAGGTGGAATTAGTGATTACCATCAAAGTGGTGGCGGTGATTTAATATGGCAAATTGGGACTGGTTATTTTGGTGCCAGAAACGAAGACGGCCATTTTAGTGAAGAAAATTATAAAAATAAGGCAACCTTGGAACAAGTTAAAATGATTGAATTGAAACTCTCTCAAGGGGCCAAGCCTGGCCATGGTGGGATTTTACCAGCAAAGAAGAATACTGCTGAAATTGCAAAGATTCGTGGTGTAAAAGTTGGAACAGAAGTTGACTCTCCACCTTCCCATAAAGAGTTTAGCAACGCAAAAGAGATGGTTGAGTTCATTGAGCGCTTAAGAAAGTTGAGTGGAGGAAAGCCCGTTGGAATAAAAATGTGTTTTGGAAAACGAAGTGAGTTCGTTGATATGGTAAAGACATTTAAAGAACTTGATAATTATCCGGACTATATTGCAATTGATGGCGCTGAAGGTGGAACTGGTGCAGCACCACTTGAGTTTTCAGATTCTATTGGAACACCTCTAGTGGAAGGACTAACTAATTCCTATAATATCTTAAAGGAGTATGGCCTAAAAGATGAAATTAAAATAATAGCAGCGGGTAAATTATTTACTGGCTTTGATATTGTCAAGGCCATCGCTTTAGGTGCCGATGCATGTTATGGGGCACGTTCAATGATGCTTGCAATTGGTTGTATACAGGCATTAACTTGTAATTCAAATAAATGTCCTGTTGGTATTACTACTCAAAATCCAGATCTAGTAAAAGGAATTAATGTTGAACAAAAGGCCAAGCGTGTCGCTAACTTTCATCATGCAACACTAGAGGCCGTAAGAGAAATTGTTGCAGCAGCTGGCTATGATTGTGTTACAGGTCTAAAACGAAAAGATATCTTTAAGCGTGACAGTAATCATGGAGTTCACTCTTACGAGGATATCTACCCCACATACAAGGTAGAGGTCTAA
- a CDS encoding SOS response-associated peptidase family protein, whose translation MCFSIQAASDLKRVSSTMNADFDRLSYNQFKAMQELESKLGADEIKKQLNLKRKPSGSYFKGPDELGRIYPNYFTSVITAQEKKRLISPMRYRIRPNGSSEEIPTKFNVFNARVDSLEKRKTWSPLFMRNHGIVCFDAFYEWVLKDNKKTLIKFKPTNNEFMWAPCLWDEWQSTDGSVKFKSFAIITTDPPNEVEIMGHDRCPIFLNHEYIDDWLNPRDLNPSDAYEILAAQENEKFSYEWPS comes from the coding sequence ATGTGTTTTTCTATCCAAGCGGCAAGTGACTTAAAAAGAGTTTCATCGACGATGAATGCGGATTTTGATCGCTTATCCTACAACCAATTTAAGGCCATGCAAGAGCTTGAATCAAAGCTTGGGGCAGATGAAATTAAGAAACAATTAAACTTAAAAAGAAAACCAAGTGGAAGCTACTTTAAGGGCCCAGATGAACTTGGTCGCATCTACCCGAATTATTTTACGAGTGTTATAACGGCACAAGAAAAGAAGCGATTAATCTCTCCTATGCGCTACCGTATAAGGCCAAATGGTTCTTCAGAAGAGATCCCAACTAAATTTAATGTCTTTAACGCCAGAGTCGACTCACTTGAAAAGAGAAAGACATGGTCACCTCTATTTATGAGAAATCATGGCATTGTTTGTTTTGATGCATTCTATGAATGGGTATTAAAAGATAATAAGAAAACACTAATAAAGTTTAAACCTACAAATAATGAATTCATGTGGGCGCCATGCTTGTGGGATGAATGGCAGTCTACAGATGGAAGCGTTAAATTTAAGTCCTTTGCTATAATTACAACAGATCCACCAAATGAAGTTGAAATAATGGGACACGATCGTTGTCCTATATTTCTAAATCATGAATATATAGATGATTGGCTAAATCCAAGAGACTTAAACCCAAGTGATGCATATGAGATCTTGGCCGCTCAAGAAAACGAAAAGTTTAGCTATGAATGGCCAAGTTAA